The proteins below are encoded in one region of Methanomassiliicoccales archaeon:
- a CDS encoding 2,5-diamino-6-(ribosylamino)-4(3H)-pyrimidinone 5'-phosphate reductase, which translates to MRPFVIVNCAMTPDGKIAGKERRQVRISSQEDLERVKKLRASCDAILVGIGTVLADDPHLTVKDPQLEKKPLRVVLDSHGRTPDNAKVLDRNAPTLIATAEECRKTWKNAEVVRFGKGRVDIEPLLSYLYSKGIKKLLVEGGGEVIWSFFKSGFVDRYCVYIGDFVLGGRGAPTPVEGDGFSDHLPFHLKLITIEKLGNGVLLIYEATGNVK; encoded by the coding sequence ATGAGGCCTTTTGTGATCGTCAACTGCGCGATGACGCCGGACGGTAAAATTGCCGGCAAGGAACGGAGACAAGTACGCATCTCGTCTCAAGAGGATCTCGAGAGGGTTAAGAAGCTACGAGCTTCGTGTGACGCAATACTCGTCGGTATAGGTACTGTACTCGCAGACGATCCACATTTGACTGTCAAGGACCCCCAACTAGAAAAAAAACCGCTAAGGGTGGTGCTCGATTCGCATGGAAGAACGCCGGATAATGCAAAGGTCCTTGATCGAAATGCCCCAACACTGATCGCGACGGCGGAAGAGTGCAGAAAAACCTGGAAAAACGCCGAGGTCGTAAGATTCGGAAAGGGGAGGGTTGACATCGAGCCGTTGCTCTCATATCTTTACTCGAAGGGCATAAAGAAGCTGCTCGTAGAGGGGGGTGGGGAAGTTATCTGGTCCTTTTTCAAAAGCGGCTTTGTTGATAGGTATTGTGTCTATATCGGTGACTTTGTCCTCGGGGGGAGGGGTGCCCCGACCCCTGTCGAGGGAGACGGCTTCTCCGATCATCTACCATTTCATCTTAAACTGATCACGATAGAAAAATTAGGCAATGGGGTTCTCCTCATATACGAGGCTACCGGGAATGTCAAATGA
- a CDS encoding GMP synthase subunit A: MKIYVIDNGGQWTHREWRVLRYLGVDTAIVSNTTPFEDIQDADALVLSGGAPRVALDAERMGRNGEYLDRAEIPILGICAGMQFMCAKFGGKTEPARVPEFGKTVLYVDQENDLFKGLPHTFIVWESHNDEVSIVPPSFDILAHSDNCPVEAVKMKSRPVYGLQFHPEVEHTEYGTEIFKNFLRVVEGWHK, from the coding sequence ATGAAGATCTATGTTATAGACAATGGTGGACAGTGGACGCACCGGGAGTGGAGGGTGCTCAGATATCTTGGCGTCGACACAGCGATCGTGTCGAATACGACACCATTTGAGGATATTCAGGATGCGGACGCACTAGTTCTTTCTGGCGGGGCCCCTCGTGTCGCACTTGATGCCGAAAGGATGGGGCGCAACGGGGAGTATTTAGACAGAGCCGAGATCCCAATCCTTGGGATCTGTGCGGGAATGCAGTTCATGTGCGCGAAATTTGGGGGAAAGACAGAACCGGCAAGGGTTCCTGAATTTGGGAAAACCGTACTCTACGTCGATCAAGAAAACGACCTTTTCAAGGGCCTCCCTCATACTTTTATTGTTTGGGAATCACACAACGATGAAGTATCTATTGTACCCCCTTCCTTCGATATTCTTGCGCACTCAGATAATTGTCCCGTCGAGGCTGTTAAAATGAAATCGAGGCCGGTATACGGGCTGCAGTTTCACCCGGAAGTTGAGCACACAGAATACGGGACAGAGATCTTCAAGAATTTTCTAAGGGTTGTCGAAGGTTGGCACAAATGA
- a CDS encoding Mut7-C RNAse domain-containing protein has product MSNERIRFTADEMLGTLARWLRIIGYDTIYEKNRSDDEIEMQVLRDRRILLTRDKNLAKRLGERSLYIESDELREQLRQVIRSFNLKMDEDFTRCTVCNGEVDRVTQKEVENEVPAGALVNNTEFYRCRSCGKVYWKGSHWENILKALELIEDEQ; this is encoded by the coding sequence ATGTCAAATGAGAGGATAAGATTCACAGCGGATGAGATGCTCGGAACGCTTGCGAGGTGGCTGCGCATCATCGGTTATGACACGATTTATGAAAAGAACAGGAGCGATGATGAGATCGAAATGCAAGTTCTCAGAGACAGAAGAATACTACTGACGAGAGACAAAAATCTCGCAAAGAGGCTTGGGGAGAGAAGTCTTTACATCGAGAGCGATGAACTTCGCGAGCAGCTTCGTCAGGTCATAAGGTCATTTAATCTGAAGATGGACGAAGATTTTACGCGGTGTACAGTTTGCAATGGGGAGGTTGATAGAGTTACGCAAAAGGAGGTCGAAAATGAGGTTCCAGCAGGGGCCCTCGTAAACAACACGGAATTTTATCGCTGTCGCAGCTGCGGTAAGGTTTACTGGAAAGGGTCTCATTGGGAAAACATCCTCAAGGCTCTGGAATTAATCGAGGATGAACAATAG
- a CDS encoding HAD-IA family hydrolase, giving the protein MKAILFDLGHTLIDYYHDWKEPEMKAIKKVYRILSTDFGIPDEEEDFYQHLSRLLMEAREAKIKKMIEVPLSDVLDRCFHRYGCDGDDDLMDKALHAFYETLLENRQLIPGAKEMLDKVHARGYAIGLISDVAWGLPSEFPLRDMRYYGIDQYFDDLIFSTDVGLRKPNPKIFKMALSNLDARPDEAMFIGNSLQADIKGAKGVGMVAILKESKFYQHDDSIVPDEKISHWDEIDRILVKYTRR; this is encoded by the coding sequence GTGAAAGCTATACTTTTTGACCTTGGCCACACACTTATCGATTACTACCACGACTGGAAAGAACCCGAGATGAAAGCGATTAAGAAAGTCTATCGGATCCTCTCAACAGATTTTGGAATTCCGGACGAAGAGGAGGATTTTTATCAGCACCTGAGCCGCCTGCTAATGGAGGCGAGAGAGGCAAAGATCAAGAAAATGATTGAAGTGCCACTCTCGGACGTCCTTGACCGGTGCTTTCATCGTTACGGCTGCGACGGTGATGATGACCTCATGGATAAGGCGTTACACGCTTTTTATGAGACACTGCTCGAAAATCGCCAATTAATTCCAGGTGCAAAAGAGATGCTTGATAAAGTGCACGCGAGGGGATATGCGATTGGGCTCATATCCGATGTCGCCTGGGGATTGCCGTCCGAATTCCCCTTAAGAGATATGCGTTACTATGGAATCGACCAGTATTTCGACGATCTAATTTTCTCGACGGATGTAGGCCTCAGGAAGCCTAACCCAAAGATCTTCAAGATGGCCCTTTCGAATTTAGACGCGAGGCCCGACGAGGCGATGTTCATCGGTAATTCACTCCAGGCCGACATAAAAGGGGCAAAGGGTGTAGGGATGGTCGCGATTCTCAAGGAGTCGAAATTCTACCAACATGACGATTCGATCGTGCCAGATGAAAAAATCTCTCATTGGGATGAGATAGATCGCATTCTAGTAAAATACACTCGCCGATGA
- a CDS encoding PAC2 family protein, which produces MDEIQIIELKETDLRGAYVIDGFPSVGLVGSIAANYLVTALALEQVGVVDSEYFPAVSWIKNGVPYGPVRIYAGEKGEDKIVVFVSEFQPPTNLIKPLARAVMDWTEDHRCGMVISPEGLIVQSPAERQYEEVEKVDTARDLINRVWGIGSTKRANEVLKNNGIPFFENGVVVGLASVLLNEGVYRDFDVLLLLSEASAEYPDARAAAAVTSAIDKILLHTDIDVKPLIDEAVMIEERLKEMYRKAGKKEELAKMRSIMYG; this is translated from the coding sequence ATGGACGAGATTCAAATTATTGAGTTGAAGGAGACCGATCTGAGGGGTGCCTATGTCATCGATGGATTCCCAAGTGTTGGTCTTGTAGGATCGATTGCCGCGAACTATTTAGTCACAGCTCTGGCGCTAGAACAGGTGGGGGTTGTCGATTCAGAATACTTCCCAGCCGTTTCCTGGATAAAGAATGGAGTACCATATGGACCCGTGCGGATATACGCCGGTGAAAAAGGAGAGGACAAAATTGTTGTCTTCGTATCAGAGTTTCAACCGCCTACAAATCTAATTAAACCGCTTGCGAGAGCGGTGATGGATTGGACCGAAGACCATAGGTGCGGGATGGTGATCTCGCCAGAAGGTCTCATTGTACAATCGCCGGCCGAACGTCAATACGAGGAGGTTGAGAAGGTTGATACAGCACGGGATCTGATTAACCGTGTCTGGGGGATTGGTTCAACCAAAAGGGCGAATGAGGTTCTAAAGAACAATGGGATACCTTTTTTCGAAAACGGCGTCGTTGTTGGTCTTGCCAGCGTTTTGCTGAATGAAGGCGTGTACAGAGATTTCGATGTTCTCCTGCTATTGTCGGAAGCAAGTGCCGAATATCCAGATGCAAGAGCTGCTGCCGCTGTGACTTCGGCGATCGACAAAATTCTGCTTCATACTGACATAGACGTCAAGCCCCTGATCGACGAAGCGGTGATGATCGAAG
- a CDS encoding TIGR00304 family protein, producing the protein MSLRLPIRLVSLAMILSGILLVVYGIASGEMQVALFLIFPVIYGTGILSLISLLLIFIGFFLTFLSFAIPPERIEVPYETMEMERPCSEEKPHVKGGGVVLIGPIPIIFGSDAKMAVIAMVLAIAMILLTLLLFL; encoded by the coding sequence ATGAGCCTGCGCTTGCCGATTCGCTTGGTCTCGCTGGCAATGATCCTGAGCGGTATCCTCTTGGTGGTTTACGGTATAGCCAGTGGCGAGATGCAGGTCGCTCTCTTTCTTATCTTTCCAGTGATCTATGGCACGGGCATTTTGAGTTTAATCTCACTTTTACTGATTTTTATCGGTTTCTTCTTAACTTTTCTGTCGTTCGCGATTCCCCCCGAACGTATTGAAGTACCATACGAGACGATGGAAATGGAGCGCCCTTGTAGTGAGGAAAAGCCTCATGTCAAAGGTGGTGGCGTTGTTCTCATTGGCCCAATCCCGATCATCTTTGGATCCGATGCAAAAATGGCTGTTATCGCGATGGTCCTAGCGATCGCCATGATACTGCTCACCCTTCTTTTGTTTCTCTAA